The proteins below come from a single Asanoa ferruginea genomic window:
- a CDS encoding MMPL family transporter, with protein MATLLYRLGRASFRRRKLVVVLWLVLLAAVGGAAVAFKGPTSSNFTMPGTESQRAIDSLQHEFPEASGAVGVIVVAAPDGRTLADPALKAAVTDLVTEAKGLPGVVGAVDPFAAKAVSEDGRYGLVQVQFNSRADELTDAQRTAYEQTGAGAEAAGLRVGHGGEVMNSPPEVGGTEGIGVAIALVVLLVTFGSLVAAGMTMLNALIGVGAGMAGLFALSSVVSLTSVTPVLALMLGLAVGIDYSLFITSRHRQHLAEGLDPEDAAARAVGTAGSAVVFAGITVVIALAGLAVVGIPFLSAMGLAAAGTVAVAVLVAITLLPALLGFAGAKVLPRRQRGAAPHAHKEGFGFRWARLVTRARIPVLVIGILGLGALALPAADMRLALPDAGSGPVGTPAREAADLVKEGFGPGFNGRLTLVVSSPSAEQTAAAVDKVAPALGGTPNLVTITPATLSGDKRTALLGIIPKEGPTAASTETLVHDVRAKTHGLGGADVAVTGQTAVGVDVSEKLSDALPVYLLIVVGLSVLLLMVVFRSLLVPLKAALGFLLTVGATFGITVWIFQDGHLASLVGVSTPGPLISFLPILLVGILFGLAMDYEVFLVSRMREDHVHGAGAQEATISGMGHGARVVTAAALIMTSVFAGFVLIDDPIIKSIGFALAIGVMIDAFVVRMTIVPAVMSLLGRGAWWLPRWLNRALPNVDIEGEKLRAELDAPVEERVPVGV; from the coding sequence ATGGCAACGCTGCTCTACCGGCTGGGCCGGGCCTCGTTCCGCAGGCGCAAGCTGGTCGTGGTGCTCTGGCTGGTGTTGCTCGCCGCGGTCGGCGGCGCGGCGGTCGCCTTCAAGGGGCCGACCTCGAGCAACTTCACCATGCCGGGCACCGAGTCGCAGCGGGCCATCGACTCGCTCCAGCACGAGTTCCCGGAGGCCAGCGGCGCGGTCGGGGTGATCGTGGTGGCCGCGCCCGACGGGCGCACGCTCGCCGACCCGGCCCTCAAGGCCGCCGTGACAGACCTGGTCACCGAGGCCAAGGGCCTGCCGGGAGTGGTCGGCGCCGTCGACCCGTTCGCCGCGAAGGCGGTCTCGGAAGACGGGCGCTACGGGCTCGTCCAGGTGCAGTTCAACAGCCGGGCAGACGAACTGACCGATGCACAGCGCACGGCGTACGAGCAGACCGGCGCGGGTGCCGAGGCGGCCGGGCTGCGGGTCGGGCACGGCGGTGAGGTGATGAACTCGCCTCCCGAGGTCGGCGGCACCGAGGGCATCGGCGTCGCCATCGCGCTGGTGGTGCTGCTGGTGACGTTCGGGTCGCTGGTCGCCGCCGGCATGACGATGCTCAACGCGCTGATCGGCGTCGGCGCCGGCATGGCCGGGCTGTTCGCGCTGAGCAGCGTCGTCTCGCTCACCAGCGTGACGCCGGTGCTGGCGCTCATGCTCGGCCTCGCGGTCGGCATCGACTATTCGCTGTTCATCACCTCCCGGCACCGCCAGCACCTGGCCGAAGGGCTCGACCCGGAGGACGCGGCGGCCCGCGCGGTCGGCACGGCCGGCTCCGCGGTGGTCTTCGCCGGCATCACGGTGGTCATCGCGCTGGCCGGGCTCGCCGTGGTCGGCATCCCGTTCCTGAGCGCGATGGGCCTGGCCGCGGCCGGCACCGTCGCCGTGGCCGTCCTGGTCGCCATCACGCTGCTGCCCGCGCTGCTCGGGTTCGCCGGCGCGAAGGTGCTGCCGCGCCGCCAGCGGGGTGCGGCGCCGCACGCGCACAAGGAGGGCTTCGGCTTCCGCTGGGCGCGGCTGGTCACCCGGGCCCGGATCCCCGTGCTCGTGATCGGCATCCTCGGTCTCGGCGCGCTCGCGCTGCCGGCCGCCGACATGCGGCTGGCCCTGCCCGATGCCGGCTCGGGTCCGGTCGGCACTCCCGCCCGGGAGGCGGCCGACCTCGTCAAGGAGGGCTTCGGCCCGGGCTTCAACGGCCGCCTGACGCTGGTGGTCTCGAGCCCGTCGGCGGAACAGACCGCCGCGGCGGTCGACAAGGTCGCGCCGGCCCTCGGCGGCACGCCCAACCTGGTCACCATCACGCCGGCGACGTTGAGCGGCGACAAGCGGACCGCCCTGCTGGGCATCATCCCGAAGGAAGGCCCGACCGCGGCGAGCACCGAGACGCTGGTGCACGACGTGCGGGCCAAGACACACGGGCTCGGTGGTGCCGACGTCGCGGTGACCGGGCAGACCGCGGTCGGCGTCGACGTCTCGGAGAAGCTCTCCGACGCGCTCCCGGTCTATCTGCTGATCGTCGTCGGGCTCTCCGTACTCCTGCTGATGGTGGTCTTCCGCTCCCTGCTCGTGCCCTTGAAGGCGGCGCTCGGCTTCCTGCTCACCGTCGGCGCGACCTTCGGCATCACCGTCTGGATCTTCCAGGACGGGCACCTGGCCAGCCTGGTCGGCGTCAGCACGCCCGGGCCGCTGATCAGCTTCCTGCCGATCCTGCTGGTGGGCATCCTGTTCGGACTGGCGATGGACTACGAGGTGTTCCTCGTCTCCCGGATGCGTGAAGACCACGTGCACGGCGCCGGTGCGCAGGAGGCGACGATCTCGGGGATGGGCCACGGTGCGCGGGTGGTGACCGCGGCCGCCCTGATCATGACGAGCGTCTTCGCCGGCTTCGTGCTGATCGACGATCCGATCATCAAGTCGATCGGGTTCGCGCTGGCGATCGGCGTGATGATCGACGCGTTCGTGGTGCGGATGACGATCGTGCCGGCGGTCATGTCACTGCTCGGCCGGGGCGCCTGGTGGTTGCCGCGCTGGCTCAACCGGGCGCTGCCCAACGTCGACATCGAGGGCGAGAAGCTCCGCGCGGAGCTGGACGCCCCGGTCGAGGAGCGGGTGCCGGTCGGAGTCTGA